CTCGGTGATTGGAATATTGGGAAATATACAAGATGATGCCACCACTTCTGACAATAGAGGTATGGCCAGGGGTTTGATTGATAGAATGAATGATTATGAGTTTGTTTTTGCATTGCACCTGATGAAGTATTTATTGGGAATCACAAATGACTTGTCACTTGTTTTGCAACAAAGGGATCAAAATATTGTCCAAGCCATGAGTTTGATTGATACTATGAAATCTCAATTGCAAGACTTTAGGGAAGAGGGATGGCAAATAATTTTAGATGAAGTCAACAATTTTTGTGAGTTGAATATGATTCCCGTGATTGATATGGAAGACAGTATAGCAATCCGTGGCAATGCCAGGCGCAGTCGCAGAGGTCAAACCATCACTAATTTTCATCATTATCGCGTGGAAATTTTTTGTGAggtattatttttgaaattattatttcattACATTTGTTACTTGTTAGCAGATTTTCTTAGTTATTAATTTTATCATTGTTGTGATGTCAGGTTGTTGATTTAATTATACAAGAGATGAATAATCGTTTCTCGGAAGTTAGCACGGAATTGCTTAGTTGCATTGCATGTCTTGATCCAAAAAGTTCTTTCTCTCAATTCAATGTGCAGAAACTACTCCGTCTTGCTGATTTATATCCTGAAGACTTCTCAAGTAACGATTATTTATATCTTGAGTCTCAACTTcgaaattatatttataatgtGCAACGCGATCCTCAATTTTCAGAAGTTGGAGATTTGGGAAGTCTTGCTCAACAAATGGTTAAAACTGGTAAAAATACAGTTTTTCCATTGGTTTATCGTCTGATCCAGTTGGCATTAGTTCTACCAGTTGCGACTGCTTCTGTTGAAAGAGTATTTTCTGCAATGAATATTGTCAAGACTGATTTGCGCAACAAAATGGGAGACGAGTGGATGAATGACTGTCTGGTTGTATACATCGAGAAG
The nucleotide sequence above comes from Coffea eugenioides isolate CCC68of unplaced genomic scaffold, Ceug_1.0 ScVebR1_3264;HRSCAF=4447, whole genome shotgun sequence. Encoded proteins:
- the LOC113757719 gene encoding uncharacterized protein LOC113757719; its protein translation is MVKTGKNTVFPLVYRLIQLALVLPVATASVERVFSAMNIVKTDLRNKMGDEWMNDCLVVYIEKDIFATIENEQILQRFQRMKTRRMQLPPLRYSSATTTNTSSVNQ